The following coding sequences are from one Candidatus Cloacimonadota bacterium window:
- a CDS encoding DUF3789 domain-containing protein, whose amino-acid sequence MWWFLAGCFVGGIMGVVVMCLIVAAGRDSWERDEYERRLAADVCDGEPT is encoded by the coding sequence ATGTGGTGGTTTTTAGCAGGATGCTTTGTTGGTGGGATTATGGGCGTAGTGGTCATGTGTTTGATAGTAGCAGCCGGGCGTGACAGTTGGGAGCGTGACGAATACGAGCGCAGGCTTGCGGCTGATGTTTGCGACGGGGAGCCAACATGA